One window from the genome of Paramisgurnus dabryanus chromosome 24, PD_genome_1.1, whole genome shotgun sequence encodes:
- the LOC135721693 gene encoding granzyme G-like has product MSIFWFITTLLLLHFCTPGVGVVHSIVNGKVSIPHSHPYMVYIRDTQTHSACGGFLVREDFVMTAAHCKKDNLRVYLGVDDTNRLPEGIEAVAIPHPDFANKQGHDDIMLLKLKTIATLNKNVKTIGLPKTKGEAIPSNCMAMGWGWKEYTHTSPSNVLREVNLTLIQNCDTSDLICTEGESGPSQGDFGGPLICGNVPHGIGSYYINKGATGIMMYSKISHYLPWIHEIMNVHELWKSKLDAFNISDIRVCMIVKMSTP; this is encoded by the exons ATGAGCATCTTTTGGTTTATAACTACACTGCTACTGCTGCACTTCTGCACCCCAG GTGTTGGCGTGGTTCATAGTATCGTTAACGGTAAGGTGTCCATTCCACACAGCCACCCATACATGGTCTACATTcgtgacacacaaacacattcagCATGTGGTGGATTTCTGGTAAGGGAAGATTTTGTGATGACGgctgcacactgcaaaaaaga TAATCTCAGGGTGTATTTGGGTGTTGATGACACAAATCGTTTACCTGAGGGTATAGAGGCCGTTGCCATTCCACATCCAGATTTTGCAAACAAGCAAGGTCATGACGACATCATGCTACTAAAG CTTAAAACAATAGCAACACTGAACAAGAACGTGAAAACCATTGGCCTGCCAAAAACTAAGGGAGAGGCGATCCCAAGTAACTGCATGGCCATGGGTTGGGGCTGGAAAGAATACACTCACACATCTCCATCAAATGTCCTGAGAGAAGTAAACTTGACTCTTATTCAAAACTGTGACACATCTGACCTTATATGCACTGAGGGAGAATCCGGACCATCACAG GGAGACTTTGGCGGTCCACTTATTTGTGGAAATGTCCCACACGGCATTGGGTCTTACTACATTAACAAGGGGGCTACAGGCATTATGATGTATAGTAAAATCTCTCACTACCTTCCATGGATTCATGAAATAATGAATGTACACGAACTATGGAAGTCAAAGCTGGATGCATTTAACATATCTGATATTAGAGTGTGTATGATTGTAAAAATGTCCACTCCATAA